The Pseudomonas sp. FP2309 genomic sequence GCCGGTATCAAGGACATCCACGGTGCGCCGGTCGGCGACACCCTGACCTTGAGCTCCACCCCGGACGTCGACGTGCTGCCGGGGTTCAAACGCATCCAGCCGCAGGTCTACGCAGGCCTGTTCCCGGTCAGCTCCGACGACTTCGAAGACTTCCGCGAAGCCCTGCAAAAGCTCACGCTCAATGACTCGTCGTTGCAGTACACCCCGGAAAGCTCCGACGCCCTGGGCTTCGGCTTCCGCTGCGGCTTCCTCGGCATGCTGCACATGGAGATCATCCAGGAGCGCCTCGAGCGCGAATACGACCTGGACCTGATCACCACCGCGCCAACGGTTATTTTCGAGTTGGCGTTGAAAACCGGTGAAACGATTTACGTCGACAACCCGTCCAAGCTTCCAGACCTGTCTTCCATTGAAGACATGCGCGAGCCGATCGTGCGCGCCAATATTCTTGTGCCGCAAGAACACCTGGGCAACGTCATTACCCTGTGTATCGAAAAGCGTGGCGTGCAGCACGACATGCTGTTCCTCGGTACCCAGGTGCAAGTGACTTACGATTTGCCGATGAACGAAGTGGTCTTGGACTTCTTCGACCGTCTCAAATCCACCAGTCGCGGCTATGCTTCGCTGGATTACCATTTCGACCGTTACCAATCGGCTAATCTGGTGAAACTGGATGTGTTGATCAACGGCGACAAAGTGGACGCCCTTGCACTGATCGTGCACAAGGACAACGCGCACTACAAAGGTCGCCAGTTGACCGAAAAGATGAAAGAACTGATTCCGCGCCAGATGTTCGACGTCGCGATCCAGGCCGCCATCGGCGGGCAGATCATTGCGCGGACCTCCGTCAAGGCTCTCAGAAAGAACGTACTGGCCAAATGCTACGGCGGTGACGTAAGCCGTAAGCGCAAGCTGCTTGAGAAGCAAAAGGCCGGTAAAAAACGCATGAAGCAAGTGGGTAACGTGGAAATTCCACAAGAAGCCTTCCTTGCGGTGCTCAGGTTGGATAGTTAGGTCCTATGTCGCTAAATTTCCCGCTGTTGCTGGTCATTGCCGTTGCCGTTTGCGGTCTTCTGGCCTTGCTCGATCTGGTGTTCTTCGCCCCGCGTCGGCGGGCGGCTATCGCGTCCTATCAGGGCAGCGTCAGCCAGCCCGATGGCGTGGTGATCGAGAAGCTGAACAAAGAGCCTTTGCTGGTTGAATACGGCAAGTCGTTCTTCCCGGTGTTGTTCATCGTGCTGGTGCTGCGTTCGTTTCTGGTAGAGCCTTTCCAGATCCCTTCGGGGTCGATGAAACCTACCCTGGACGTCGGCGATTTCATCCTGGTGAATAAGTTTTCCTACGGGATTCGCCTGCCGGTGATCGACAAGAAGGTCATTGAAATCGGCGACCCGCAGCGCGGTGATGTGATGGTGTTCCGCTACCCGAGCGACCCGAACGTCAACTACATCAAGCGTGTGGTGGGCCTGCCGGGCGATGTGATTCGCTACACCAGCGACAAGCGCCTGTTCATCAACGGTGAGTTGGTTGCCGAGAAAATGCTCGGTTCCGAACCGAACAGCCTGGGCAGCGCCGAGCTGTACCAGGAAAAACTCGGGGCGGTGGAGCACGAAATCCGTAAGGAAATGAGTCGCTACCGGGCCATGCCTGATGGCCAGTGGAAGGTGCCGGCCGGGCACTATTTCATGATGGGCGACAACCGTGACAATTCAAACGACAGCCGCTACTGGGATGATCCCAGCATTCCCAAGGAGCTGCTGGGTATGGTTCCCGACCAGAATATCGTCGGCAAGGCCTTCGCGGTCTGGATGAGCTGGCCGGAACCCAAACTCAGCCACCTGCCGAACTTCTCGCGGGTCGGGCTGATCAAGTAATACAAGCGGCGCTGTGAACACAGCGCCGAATGCTTTTCTGGGGTGGCGACAAATGTTTGTCCTGCCCCATGCAGCACCACTCAGGATTTGAATTTGAATACTGCGTCAATCGTCGATGGCCGCCGGTGCCACGAACTCGATATGCATCAACCAGGTATGGCTAAACAGTGACCGTTTCTCTCAGTCGTCTCGAGCGCCAGCTCGGTTACACCTTCAAGGATCAGGAATTGATGATCCTTGCCCTCACACACCGCAGCTTTGCAGGGCGCAATAACGAACGCCTGGAATTTCTCGGTGACGCCATCCTCAATTTCGTCGCCGGTGAGGCGCTGTTCGAGCGCTTCCCGCAAGCCCGTGAAGGCCAGCTGTCGCGGTTGCGCGCACGCCTGGTAAAAGGCGAGACCCTGGCCGTGCTGGCCCGTGGTTTCGGCTTGGGCGAATACCTGCGCCTGGGTTCCGGTGAATTGAAAAGCGGTGGTTTTCGTCGCGAATCGATCCTGGCCGATGCCCTTGAAGCGCTGATCGGCGCCATCTACCTGGATGCCGGCATGGAAGCCGCCAAGGAACGCGTCACCGCGTGGCTGACCTCCGAGATCGAAAGCCTCACGCTGGTCGACACCAACAAAGATCCCAAAACCCGCCTGCAGGAATTCCTGCAGTCCCGCGGGTGCGACCTGCCACGCTACGAAGTGGTGGATATCCAGGGTGAGCCCCATTGCCGCGTATTTTTCGTGGAATGTGAAATCACCTTACTGAATGAAAAAAGCCGAGGTCAGGGTGTGAGCCGTCGTATTGCCGAACAGGTAGCGGCCGCTGCAGCACTGATTGCCCTGGGCGTGGAGAATGGCCATGACTGATACAACCGCAACACGCTGTGGCTATGTTGCCATCGTTGGCCGCCCGAACGTGGGCAAGTCCACGCTGCTGAATCACATCCTCGGCCAGAAGCTGGCGATCACCTCGCGCAAGCCGCAGACCACCCGCCACAACATGCTGGGCATCAAGACCGAAGGCAGCGTGCAAGCGGTCTATGTCGACACTCCAGGCATGCACAAAGGCGGCGAGAAAGCCCTTAACCGTTATATGAATAAAACCGCTTCGGCGGCGTTGAAAGACGTCGACGTGGTGATCTTCGTGGTCGACCGCACCAAGTGGACCGACGAAGACCAGATGGTTCTCGAGCGTGTGCAGTACGTGACCGGCCCCTTGATCGTCGCGTTGAACAAGACCGACCGTATCGAAGACAAAGCCGAGCTGATGCCGCACCTGAGCTGGTTGCAGGAACAACTGCCGAACGCTCAGATCATGCCGATCTCGGCCCAGCATGGTCACAATCTGGATGCCCTGGAGCGCGTGATCGCCGGGCACCTGCCGGAGAACGAGCACTTCTTCCCGGAAGACCAGATCACCGACCGCAGCAGCCGCTTCCTCGCCGCCGAACTGGTACGCGAGAAAATCATGCGCCAGATGGGCGCCGAGCTGCCGTACCAGATCACCGTCGAAATCGAAGAGTTCAAGCAGCAGGGCAAGACCCTGCATATCCATGCGCTGATCCTCGTCGAGCGCGACGGCCAGAAGAAAATCATCATTGGCGACAAGGGCGAGCGCATCAAGCGTATCGGCACCGAAGCGCGCAAGGACATGGAATTGCTGTTCGATTCCAAAATCATGCTCAACCTGTGGGTGAAAGTTAAAGGCGGCTGGTCCGACGATGAGCGTGCACTGCGCTCCCTGGGCTATGGCGACCTGTAAGGACGTGAACGCACCGCAGGGCTGAACGTGTGGGAGGGGGCTTGTGCCTGATGGCGGTGGGTCAGTTAACAACTCAGTGACTGACCGGCTGCCATCGGGGGCAAGCCCCCTCCGACATTAGGTTTGTGTAGCTTTCAAAATTGCATTCCAGCAGTGAGCACCCATGTCCCAATCCCCGCCCCCCAGCCAACTCGCCTACGTGCTGCACAGCCGCGCCTACCGTGAAACCAGCGCACTGGTGGATTTCCTCACGCCTCAAGGACGTCTGCGTGCGGTCTTGCGCAGCGCACGCGGCAAGGCGGGGACGTTGGCGCGGCCCTTTGTGGCCCTGGACGTGGAGTTTCGCGGCAAGGGCGAGCTGAAGAACGTCGGACGCCTGGAAAGCGTCGGCACGTCCGCCTGGCTCAATGGCGATGCGTTGTTCAGCGGCCTCTACCTCAATGAACTGCTGATCCGCCTGCTGCCCGCCGAGGACCCGCACCCAGCTGTCTTCGATCACTACGCCGCCACCTTGCTGGCCCTGGCCGAAGGCCGTCCGCTGGAGCCGCTGTTGCGTGCCTTCGAATGGCGACTGCTCGATGACCTGGGGTACGGCTTCGAACTGAACAACGACCTGCACGGCGAGCCCATCGCCGCCGACGGCATGTACCGTCTGCAAGTGGATGCCGGTCTGGAGCGGGTCTACCTGCTGCAACCGGGCTTGTTCCAAGGCACCGAATTGCTCGCCATGAGTGACGCCGATTGGACCGCCCCCGGCGCGTTGTCCGCCGCCAAGCGCCTGATGCGCCAGGCCCTGGCGGTGCATTTGGGCGGACGGCCGCTGGTCAGTCGCGAGTTGTTTCGAAAGCCCTGACAACCCCGTGTATGCTGTGCGGCGTTTCTTTCCCTTTTCAGGAGCGCTTCCGTGACCACCAGCAATCGCATTCTTCTTGGCGTCAACATCGACCACGTCGCCACCCTGCGCCAGGCCCGGGGAACCCGTTACCCCGACCCGGTCAAGGCCGCGCTGGACGCCGAAGAAGCGGGTGCCGATGGCATCACCGTGCACCTGCGCGAAGACCGCCGCCACATCCAGGAACGCGACGTGCTGCTGCTCAAGGACGTGCTGCAAACCCGCATGAACTTCGAAATGGGCGTCACCGAAGAAATGATGGCCTTCGCCGAGCGAGTCCGCCCGGCGCACATTTGCCTGGTGCCGGAAACCCGCCAGGAACTCACCACCGAAGGCGGCCTGGATGTGGCGGGTCAGGAAGCGCGGATCAAGGCGGCCGTGGAGCGCCTGTCGAAGATCGGCAGTGAGGTGTCGTTGTTCATTGACGCCGACGAACGTCAGATCGAAGCGTCGCGTCGCGTCGGCGCGCCAGCCATCGAACTGCACACCGGCCGTTACGCGGATGCCACCACGCCCACTGAAGTGGCCGATGAGCTGCAGCGCATCATCGACGGTGTGAACTGCGGGCTTGGCGAAGGCCTGATCGTCAACGCCGGCCATGGCCTGCATTACCACAACGTGGAAGCGGTGGCCGCGATCAAGGGCATCAACGAACTGAACATCGGCCATGCGCTGGTGGCCCATGCACTGTTCGTCGGCTTCAAAGGCGCGGTTGCCGAGATGAAGGCCCTGATTCTGGCGGCCGCCAAGGGCTGATCGGGCCACTGCGGCAATGCGAAGCCTTACTGTTTAGCCGATGCAGGTGTATCGTATCTGCCCTTTGCAGGCCACTGGCCTGCGGCTGATACGTGAGGTTGTTGTGTCCCGATCCTTTTCCCGTCGACAAATCCTGGGTGGCCTTGCGGGCCTGGCCGTAGTCGGTGCCGGCGCTGGCGGCGCCTACCGCTACTGGCTGGGAAAAGTCGCCGACGCCGAGGCGGGGCACGACTACGAGCTGATTGCCGCACCGTTGGACGTGGAACTGGTGCCGGGCCACAAGACCCCCGCCTGGGCCTTCGGCCCGTCGGCACCGGGCACCGAGCTGCGTGTGCGCCAGGGCGAATGGCTGCGGGTGCGTTTCATCAACCACCTGCCGGTCGCCACCACCATCCACTGGCACGGTATCCGTCTGCCGCTGGAGATGGACGGTGTGCCCTATGTCTCGCAATTGCCGGTGCTGCCGGGCGAATACTTCGACTACAAATTCCGCGTACCCGACGCCGGGAGCTATTGGTATCACCCCCATGTGAACAGCAGTGAAGAACTTGGCCGCGGCCTGGTCGGCCCGCTGATCATCGAAGAGCGCGAACCCACCGGCTTCAAGTACGAACGCACCCTCAGCCTGAAAAGCTGGCACGTGGACGAGGAAGGCGCCTTCGTGGCCTTCAGCATTCCCCGTGAGGCGGCGCGCGGCGGCACGGCAGGGCGGCTGTCGACGATCAATGGCGTGTCCCAGGCAGTCATCGACCTGCCGGCCGGGCAGATCACCCGCGTGCGGTTGCTCAACCTCGACAACACCCTGACCTATCGCCTCAACATCCCGGATGTCGAAGCGCAGATCTACGCGCTGGACGGTAACCCCATCGAGCCGCGCCCCCTGGGCAAGGAATACTGGCTGGGCCCCGGCATGCGCATCTGCCTGGCGATCAAGGCGCCGCCGGCGGGTGAAGAGTTGTCGATCCGCAACGGGCCGGTGCGCCTGGGCACCTTCCGCTCGGTGGCTAACACCGACGCGCCCACCGAGTGGCCGCCGGCGTTGCCCGCCAACCCGATTGCCGAGCCGGACCTGGCCAATGCCGAAAAGCTCAACTTCAATTTCGAGTGGGTCGGTACCGTATCGGTCGATGACGGCAAGCCGCCGAGCCTGTGGCAGATCAACGGCAAGGCCTGGGACATTACCGACAAAACCTGCGCCGACCGCCCGATTGCCAAGCTCGAAAAGGGCAAGAGCTACATTTTCGAACTGAAGAACATGACCCAGTACCAGCACCCGATCCACCTGCACGGCATGAGCTTCAAGGTGATCGCCTCGAACCGCCACAAGGTGATCCCGTACTTTACCGACACCTACCTGTTGGGCAAGAACGAGCGCGCCCGCGTGGCGTTGGTGGCGGATAACCCTGGGGTGTGGATGTTCCATTGCCACGTGATCGACCATATGGAAACCGGCCTGATGGCCGCCATCGAGGTGGCGTGATGCGCCAGATTCGCCCCGCTGCGATTATTGACCGCAGCCGCGACCAGGACTTCATGCGCGAAGCCCTGGCCCTCGCCGCCGAAGGCGCAGCGCTGGGCGAAGTGCCGGTGGGCGCCGTGCTGGTACAGGACGGTGAAATCATCGGCCGCGGCTTCAACTGCCCGATCAGCACCCACGACCCGAGCGCCCACGCCGAAATGGTCGCCATCCGCGCCGCCGCGCAGGCCATCAGCAACTATCGGCTGGTGGGCAGCACACTGTATGTCACCTTGGAACCGTGCAGCATGTGCGCGGGGTTGATCGTGCATTCGCGTGTTGCGCGAGTGGTGTACGGGGCATTGGAGCCCAAAGCGGGAATCGTGCAGAGCCAGGGGCAGTTTTTTACCCAGGGTTTTCTCAACCATCGGGTGCTGTATGAGGGCGGGGTGTTGGCCGAGGAGTGCGGGGCTGTCCTGAGTGAGTTTTTCAAAGCCCGCCGGGCCAGGCCCGCATCCTGAAAAACACGCAGGACCGGTGTGGGAGGGACCAAGCCCGCTCCCACATTTTTGATCTCCATTGACGCTGGAGAGTGGATTACTTCCTGGCGATGATCACCGCGCGCATCGGCGCCGGCAGCCCTTCGATGGTCTTGCTGTGGTCCTCAGGGTCGAGGAAATCACTCAGCGACTGATACTTCATCCACGCCGTCCCGCGCTGTTCCTCAACCGTGGTCACACTCACATCCACACAGCGCACATCGCTGAAACCGGCACGGCGCAGCCACAGCATCAACGCCGGCACCGAGGGCAGGAACCACACATTACGCATCTGCGCGTAGCGGTCTTCCGGCACCAGCACCTGCTGCTGATCGCCTTCGACCACTAAGGTTTCCAGAACCAGCTCACCGCCCTTGACCAGGGTGTCTTTGAGCGCCAGCAAATGCTCGATCGGCGAGCGGCGGTGATAAAACACGCCCATGGAAAACACCGTGTCAAAGCCTTCGAGGTTTGCCGGCAAGTCCTCGAATGGGAACGGCAGGTGCCATGCCTTGGGGTCGCACAGGTAGCGTTGCACCGCCTGGAACTGGCAGAAGAACAACCAGTTGGGGTCCACGCCAATCACGCTGTCGGCACCGGCGCCGAGCATGCGCCACATGTAATAACCATTGCCGCAGCCGACATCGAGGATACGCTTGCCCTTCAAGTCCAGATGCGGCGCCACGCGGGACCACTTCCAGTCCGAGCGCCATTCGGTGTCCACGTGCACGCCGAACAAATGGAACGGGCCTTTGCGCCAAGGACTCAGGCCCATCAGCGCGCCGTGCATCTGGGCGCGAGTCGCGTCGTCGCAATCGGTGTCCAGGGTCAGGCCATTGAGCAAGTCGACGGTGCTGGGCTGAATCTTCGGCAGCGCATCCAACGCACTCTGCCAACGTTCCAGGTCGCCATGACCTTTCTCCATTTTGCTGTCGAGCTGCGCTTGCAGGCCCTGGGCCCACACGGCCAGGGGAGTGCCGACCAGATGGCGGGCGAGGGGGGATAAATCAATCATGGCAAGGCAATCAACGAGGCAAAGTTAAGACACTGGAACCACGGCACGACCGTCGAGAACCCCGCCGCCAGCAGGCGTTCGCGGTGTTCTTCGAGGCTGTCGGGCTTCATGACGTTTTCGATGGCGCTGCGCTTCTGGGCGATTTCCAGTTCGCTGTAGCCGTTGGCGCGTTTGAACGCGATATGCAGGTCGGTGAGCAGCGCGTGCTCTTGCGCATCGTTGAAGCGCAGCTTTTCCGAGAGGATCAGCGCACCGCCTGGCAACAGCGACTGGCGGATACGCCCGAGCAGCGCCAGGCGTTCCTGCGGAGCAATGAATTGCAGGGTGAAATTCAGCGCCACTACCGAAGCCGGCTGGAACTGCAACGCGAGGATATCGCCCTCGATCACCTCAACCGGCAGCAACTCCTGAAACATCGAGTCCTGACCATTGAGGTATTCGCGGCAGCGTTCGACCATCGCCGCCGAGTTATCCACCGCGATCACCCGACAACCGTCGGTGCGTACATGGCGGCGCAACGCCTGGGTCACCGCGCCGAGGGACGAACCGAGGTCGTAGAGCACGCTGCCCGGCTGGGCAAACTGCGCGGCCAGGACACCCAGGTTTTCGACGATGGTCGGATAACCGGGCACCGACCGCTTGATCATGTCCGGGAACACCCGCACCACGTCCTCGTTAAAGGCGAAGTCCGGCACCTGGGGCAGGGGCTGGGCGAATAGGCGATCGGGTTCTTTGCTCACGGTTGTTCCGGCGACGAAGGGGGAAAGGCCGGCATTTTAGCCAAGTTGGCCCTCGTGTGCGCGGGTTGTCTGATGGAAAGCCGACGCGGTAATGCCCCACTGGCCCAGCCAGTACGTGGCAATTAACAGATAGGGCGCCGCCTCGAACGCCGCCACGAAGCGATTGATGCCAATCAGCGTGTCGGAAAGCACGAACGACACCGCGCCCGCCGCCGCGAGCAGTGCCGAGCGTTTCGGCACCGCGCTGTCCAGGCGGGCGAGGGCGCGCCAGAGCATGGCGCTGATCACCAGGGCGTAAACCACCACGGGAATCAGCAAGTCGCCCAGGCCATGGGCTATCAGGATGCTCAACAGGATCGCGCCCGCACCCAGCGCCAGTGCCAGCGGCAACAAGGCCAGGCGCCGACAATCACTGAAGTACGCCTTGAGGTACGCCAGGTGCGCAAACAGAAACGCGCCAAGGCCGAAGATAAACAGATCGCCGGGCCAAGCCAGCAATACATCGCCCACCAGGGAAAAAATCAGCCCCAGGCTGATCCAGCGTCGATAGTCAGTGGGCGGTGCGTCATGCAACCAGCCGAGCAGCGCCAGCACCGGCAAGGGTTTGACCAGCAGGCAAAGCAGTGCCGCATGCGTGGCCAGGCCGTAGACAAAGGTCGCAGCGCCCATCAACGCCAGAATCAGCCATGGCATATCAGTTCACCGTAATGGCGCAGTCGAACGTCTCGACGGGTTCGGCTTCCGGCTCCCAGGGTTGCTGGGAGGTCAGGCGCAAACGGCCCTGGCCGGTGGTGAATGCCTGGAAGCGCCACGTCGATTGGCCACCGCCACCGATCACGCCGGATTCTGTGCTGCTGTAAACCTCGGGGCTCAGCGCGCGCAGCACGCCGCCGGCGGAGTCCTGGATGGCCCAGCGATAACCGGTGGTAGGGTTGCTGGGCAGAGTCAGGATCAGGTTTTGCCCGGTTTTAAGCTGGAGCGGGCAAGCCCCCTGGTTGTCCACGGTGATGTTTTGCTTCGGAGTGCTGGCGCATGCGGCCAGCAGGGAGAGGCTCAAGGGGAGAAGCAGGCGGGCAGCGGTCATGGGGGCTCCGTTGTTTGACGACGAAGGCCGAGCATAACCGAAGATAAGACAACGTGTGACAGGCGGGAATGCCAGGCCAAGTGTGAGCATGCTTGTTGTGGTGTGGGTTTGCTGGAGGGAGCGCGCTTTTTGTGGTGAGCGGGCGTGCCCCGCGCCGGGCTGCGCAGCAGCCCCAAAACCAGTCACCGCGCTTTGCCTGGCAGAGCGCGGTGTTTTTCTGAGGAGACCGCTTCGCCCCCCAGCGCGGCGCAAGCCCTCTCACCACAACAGAGGCACTGGAGATCCGTTAGAAAAGCACCTTCGCCACGTCCGCAAAGCGCTTGGCAAAGTGCACCGTCATGCCTTCTTTCAGGTACTCCGGCAGTTCCTCGAAACTGCCACGATTGGGCTCCGGCAATATCAGTTCGTGGATCTTCTGGCGCCGCGCCGCAATCACCTTTTCGCGCACCCCGCCAATCGGCAGGACATGCCCGGTCAGCGTCAGTTCGCCGGTCATGGCCACGCCTT encodes the following:
- the cmoB gene encoding tRNA 5-methoxyuridine(34)/uridine 5-oxyacetic acid(34) synthase CmoB; the encoded protein is MIDLSPLARHLVGTPLAVWAQGLQAQLDSKMEKGHGDLERWQSALDALPKIQPSTVDLLNGLTLDTDCDDATRAQMHGALMGLSPWRKGPFHLFGVHVDTEWRSDWKWSRVAPHLDLKGKRILDVGCGNGYYMWRMLGAGADSVIGVDPNWLFFCQFQAVQRYLCDPKAWHLPFPFEDLPANLEGFDTVFSMGVFYHRRSPIEHLLALKDTLVKGGELVLETLVVEGDQQQVLVPEDRYAQMRNVWFLPSVPALMLWLRRAGFSDVRCVDVSVTTVEEQRGTAWMKYQSLSDFLDPEDHSKTIEGLPAPMRAVIIARK
- the pdxJ gene encoding pyridoxine 5'-phosphate synthase is translated as MTTSNRILLGVNIDHVATLRQARGTRYPDPVKAALDAEEAGADGITVHLREDRRHIQERDVLLLKDVLQTRMNFEMGVTEEMMAFAERVRPAHICLVPETRQELTTEGGLDVAGQEARIKAAVERLSKIGSEVSLFIDADERQIEASRRVGAPAIELHTGRYADATTPTEVADELQRIIDGVNCGLGEGLIVNAGHGLHYHNVEAVAAIKGINELNIGHALVAHALFVGFKGAVAEMKALILAAAKG
- a CDS encoding protease inhibitor I42 family protein, with protein sequence MTAARLLLPLSLSLLAACASTPKQNITVDNQGACPLQLKTGQNLILTLPSNPTTGYRWAIQDSAGGVLRALSPEVYSSTESGVIGGGGQSTWRFQAFTTGQGRLRLTSQQPWEPEAEPVETFDCAITVN
- the cmoA gene encoding carboxy-S-adenosyl-L-methionine synthase CmoA; the encoded protein is MSKEPDRLFAQPLPQVPDFAFNEDVVRVFPDMIKRSVPGYPTIVENLGVLAAQFAQPGSVLYDLGSSLGAVTQALRRHVRTDGCRVIAVDNSAAMVERCREYLNGQDSMFQELLPVEVIEGDILALQFQPASVVALNFTLQFIAPQERLALLGRIRQSLLPGGALILSEKLRFNDAQEHALLTDLHIAFKRANGYSELEIAQKRSAIENVMKPDSLEEHRERLLAAGFSTVVPWFQCLNFASLIALP
- the era gene encoding GTPase Era, giving the protein MTDTTATRCGYVAIVGRPNVGKSTLLNHILGQKLAITSRKPQTTRHNMLGIKTEGSVQAVYVDTPGMHKGGEKALNRYMNKTASAALKDVDVVIFVVDRTKWTDEDQMVLERVQYVTGPLIVALNKTDRIEDKAELMPHLSWLQEQLPNAQIMPISAQHGHNLDALERVIAGHLPENEHFFPEDQITDRSSRFLAAELVREKIMRQMGAELPYQITVEIEEFKQQGKTLHIHALILVERDGQKKIIIGDKGERIKRIGTEARKDMELLFDSKIMLNLWVKVKGGWSDDERALRSLGYGDL
- the lepB gene encoding signal peptidase I, giving the protein MSLNFPLLLVIAVAVCGLLALLDLVFFAPRRRAAIASYQGSVSQPDGVVIEKLNKEPLLVEYGKSFFPVLFIVLVLRSFLVEPFQIPSGSMKPTLDVGDFILVNKFSYGIRLPVIDKKVIEIGDPQRGDVMVFRYPSDPNVNYIKRVVGLPGDVIRYTSDKRLFINGELVAEKMLGSEPNSLGSAELYQEKLGAVEHEIRKEMSRYRAMPDGQWKVPAGHYFMMGDNRDNSNDSRYWDDPSIPKELLGMVPDQNIVGKAFAVWMSWPEPKLSHLPNFSRVGLIK
- the rnc gene encoding ribonuclease III — translated: MTVSLSRLERQLGYTFKDQELMILALTHRSFAGRNNERLEFLGDAILNFVAGEALFERFPQAREGQLSRLRARLVKGETLAVLARGFGLGEYLRLGSGELKSGGFRRESILADALEALIGAIYLDAGMEAAKERVTAWLTSEIESLTLVDTNKDPKTRLQEFLQSRGCDLPRYEVVDIQGEPHCRVFFVECEITLLNEKSRGQGVSRRIAEQVAAAAALIALGVENGHD
- the lepA gene encoding translation elongation factor 4; translation: MSDLSHIRNFSIIAHIDHGKSTLADRFIQMCGGLAEREMEAQVLDSMDLERERGITIKAHSVTLYYTAKDGIRYQLNFIDTPGHVDFTYEVSRSLAACEGALLVVDAGQGVEAQSVANCYTAIEQGLEVMPVLNKIDLPQADPERVKEEIEKIIGIDATDAVECSAKTGLGVDEVLERLVKTIPAPTGNIEDPLQALIIDSWFDNYLGVVSLVRVRHGRVKKGDKILVKSTGKIHLVDSVGVFNPKHTATTDLKAGEVGFIIAGIKDIHGAPVGDTLTLSSTPDVDVLPGFKRIQPQVYAGLFPVSSDDFEDFREALQKLTLNDSSLQYTPESSDALGFGFRCGFLGMLHMEIIQERLEREYDLDLITTAPTVIFELALKTGETIYVDNPSKLPDLSSIEDMREPIVRANILVPQEHLGNVITLCIEKRGVQHDMLFLGTQVQVTYDLPMNEVVLDFFDRLKSTSRGYASLDYHFDRYQSANLVKLDVLINGDKVDALALIVHKDNAHYKGRQLTEKMKELIPRQMFDVAIQAAIGGQIIARTSVKALRKNVLAKCYGGDVSRKRKLLEKQKAGKKRMKQVGNVEIPQEAFLAVLRLDS
- a CDS encoding lysoplasmalogenase, producing MPWLILALMGAATFVYGLATHAALLCLLVKPLPVLALLGWLHDAPPTDYRRWISLGLIFSLVGDVLLAWPGDLFIFGLGAFLFAHLAYLKAYFSDCRRLALLPLALALGAGAILLSILIAHGLGDLLIPVVVYALVISAMLWRALARLDSAVPKRSALLAAAGAVSFVLSDTLIGINRFVAAFEAAPYLLIATYWLGQWGITASAFHQTTRAHEGQLG
- a CDS encoding multicopper oxidase family protein → MSRSFSRRQILGGLAGLAVVGAGAGGAYRYWLGKVADAEAGHDYELIAAPLDVELVPGHKTPAWAFGPSAPGTELRVRQGEWLRVRFINHLPVATTIHWHGIRLPLEMDGVPYVSQLPVLPGEYFDYKFRVPDAGSYWYHPHVNSSEELGRGLVGPLIIEEREPTGFKYERTLSLKSWHVDEEGAFVAFSIPREAARGGTAGRLSTINGVSQAVIDLPAGQITRVRLLNLDNTLTYRLNIPDVEAQIYALDGNPIEPRPLGKEYWLGPGMRICLAIKAPPAGEELSIRNGPVRLGTFRSVANTDAPTEWPPALPANPIAEPDLANAEKLNFNFEWVGTVSVDDGKPPSLWQINGKAWDITDKTCADRPIAKLEKGKSYIFELKNMTQYQHPIHLHGMSFKVIASNRHKVIPYFTDTYLLGKNERARVALVADNPGVWMFHCHVIDHMETGLMAAIEVA
- the recO gene encoding DNA repair protein RecO — translated: MSQSPPPSQLAYVLHSRAYRETSALVDFLTPQGRLRAVLRSARGKAGTLARPFVALDVEFRGKGELKNVGRLESVGTSAWLNGDALFSGLYLNELLIRLLPAEDPHPAVFDHYAATLLALAEGRPLEPLLRAFEWRLLDDLGYGFELNNDLHGEPIAADGMYRLQVDAGLERVYLLQPGLFQGTELLAMSDADWTAPGALSAAKRLMRQALAVHLGGRPLVSRELFRKP
- the tadA gene encoding tRNA adenosine(34) deaminase TadA, producing MRQIRPAAIIDRSRDQDFMREALALAAEGAALGEVPVGAVLVQDGEIIGRGFNCPISTHDPSAHAEMVAIRAAAQAISNYRLVGSTLYVTLEPCSMCAGLIVHSRVARVVYGALEPKAGIVQSQGQFFTQGFLNHRVLYEGGVLAEECGAVLSEFFKARRARPAS